Proteins co-encoded in one Prevotella sp. E13-27 genomic window:
- a CDS encoding BACON domain-containing protein translates to MILLKRRQFIASVTLACAMATSVTSCTSNDDEGLASTDYMKVHDVVMGGNHESASLHIDANCGWHINEGETWLTVNPTQGNGVADVELTTGANPSSIDERSCQITITSDGGVKRVITLTQGRNNESLDVSTRTLSFGEGGGELTLTISSNTQWTITGGADWLSLSTDKGTDNGSITIVAKANNTEYERNAVFTVSGNSGSAAQINISQVAKNVTMTIEPERIDAVAKGREYSFQVLGNADWSVSADVTTWLTLDTRSGQNEAPVRITLSDNVTSEARIANIRVTSSSGRLERTCVITQAGATVPSLTQPVATGITRYEASLQSTFTSSLDATEGGFCYSLTPAPTINDKTVTVENVSGQSGELTALFTGLTSGKTYYVRAWVRNANGIGYSADATFTTKGTVPGEEENPTPNL, encoded by the coding sequence ATGATATTATTAAAAAGAAGACAATTTATTGCAAGCGTCACGCTTGCTTGTGCAATGGCCACCTCTGTCACATCGTGTACATCTAACGATGATGAGGGACTGGCCAGTACCGATTACATGAAAGTACATGACGTGGTAATGGGTGGCAACCACGAGTCGGCATCGCTTCATATTGACGCCAACTGCGGCTGGCACATCAACGAGGGAGAGACATGGCTCACAGTTAATCCCACTCAGGGCAATGGTGTTGCCGATGTGGAACTTACCACTGGGGCGAATCCCTCTTCCATTGATGAGCGTTCCTGCCAGATTACCATCACCTCCGACGGTGGCGTTAAGCGCGTTATCACCCTGACACAAGGCCGTAACAACGAGAGTCTGGATGTCAGCACCCGCACTCTCTCCTTTGGTGAAGGTGGCGGTGAGCTCACTTTGACCATTAGCAGCAACACCCAGTGGACCATCACTGGTGGTGCCGACTGGCTATCGCTCAGCACAGACAAAGGCACCGACAATGGTAGCATCACCATTGTTGCCAAGGCCAACAACACCGAGTATGAGCGTAATGCAGTCTTTACCGTTAGTGGCAATAGTGGTTCGGCAGCACAGATAAATATTTCGCAGGTTGCGAAGAACGTCACTATGACCATTGAGCCCGAACGTATTGATGCCGTAGCCAAAGGCCGTGAATACTCGTTCCAGGTGCTGGGCAATGCTGACTGGTCTGTTTCAGCAGATGTCACCACTTGGCTCACACTCGACACTCGTAGCGGACAGAACGAGGCGCCAGTGCGCATCACCCTAAGCGATAATGTTACCTCTGAGGCTCGCATTGCCAACATCCGCGTCACCTCTTCGTCTGGCCGTTTAGAGCGAACCTGTGTCATCACCCAGGCAGGAGCCACCGTTCCTTCGCTCACACAGCCAGTGGCTACAGGCATCACCCGCTATGAAGCATCCTTACAGAGCACCTTCACCAGTTCGCTTGACGCTACCGAAGGAGGCTTCTGCTATTCCCTGACACCTGCGCCTACCATCAACGACAAGACAGTGACCGTAGAGAACGTATCTGGGCAAAGCGGTGAACTGACCGCCCTGTTCACTGGTCTCACCTCTGGCAAGACCTATTATGTCCGTGCATGGGTACGCAATGCCAACGGTATCGGCTATAGTGCCGATGCCACCTTCACTACAAAAGGCACCGTACCTGGAGAAGAAGAGAATCCAACACCAAATCTATAA